In the Fibrobacter sp. UWB4 genome, one interval contains:
- a CDS encoding glycoside hydrolase family 9 protein: MRKHLIAALALVVPSFAIPLVNQLGFAPESEKIVVIPGNDANPFEVRDMAGNTVLALEAPMVYDWDYSGEEVQTYDISSIKKPGTYRLYRDGYIGNPVVIGEHVYEDLTKAALKWFYFQRAGMALDTRYAGKWARAAGHIDDSVTVYGTDLPTATVVAQSKGKPAPKKADPKIIKSQRGWYDAGDYGKYIVNSGITVFTLLELYEHFPTFMDTLQWNIPREFPKMPALLEEIRWNLDWMLSMQDKDGAVYHKLTSLKFGSSTMPEIDGAKRYAIEKSLTATLDFVAVMAQASRVYAPFDKAFADRMLKASGAAYYWAKHNPKALYKQPSDVQTGDYTYGGEDGKDEFALAATELFRATKKKNYLNDLSAYKLRSDGPWWGDVNMLAVYHVALDSADFGAKLGGAARKALLAAANELRAIGDTSAYRLPATPSSWNWGSNSAMANNGIVLLHAYYITGDKSYLDGAQQCLDYLLGKNPIEMTYVTGFGYRSPRNPHHRVSESDFVDDPVPGMLVGGPHLGKQDINLDGKELWKCPNYAVADKPALAYIDNRCSYATNEVAINWNAPLAYLAGALQAIYLGHANAVVK, from the coding sequence CAATGATGCTAATCCGTTCGAAGTCCGTGACATGGCGGGCAACACGGTGCTTGCGCTCGAAGCCCCGATGGTCTATGACTGGGACTACAGTGGCGAAGAAGTCCAGACGTACGACATTTCTTCGATCAAGAAGCCGGGCACGTACCGCCTGTACAGGGACGGCTATATCGGCAACCCGGTCGTGATTGGCGAACATGTTTACGAAGATTTGACGAAGGCTGCCCTCAAGTGGTTCTACTTCCAGCGCGCAGGCATGGCTCTTGATACGCGCTATGCGGGCAAGTGGGCACGTGCGGCAGGCCACATCGACGATAGCGTGACGGTTTACGGTACAGACTTGCCGACGGCGACGGTCGTTGCGCAGTCCAAGGGCAAGCCTGCTCCCAAGAAGGCTGACCCGAAGATTATCAAGTCGCAGCGCGGCTGGTACGATGCCGGTGATTACGGCAAGTACATTGTGAACTCGGGCATTACCGTGTTTACGCTCTTGGAACTTTATGAACACTTCCCGACGTTCATGGATACGCTCCAGTGGAACATCCCGCGTGAATTCCCGAAGATGCCGGCGCTCCTCGAAGAAATCCGCTGGAATCTGGACTGGATGCTTTCGATGCAGGACAAGGACGGTGCTGTTTACCACAAGCTCACGTCGCTCAAGTTCGGCTCCAGCACGATGCCTGAAATTGATGGCGCCAAGCGTTACGCCATTGAAAAGAGCTTGACCGCAACGCTTGACTTTGTCGCTGTGATGGCGCAGGCTTCTCGCGTGTATGCTCCGTTCGACAAGGCTTTTGCAGACCGCATGCTCAAGGCTTCTGGTGCCGCCTATTACTGGGCCAAGCACAATCCGAAGGCCTTGTACAAGCAGCCCTCCGATGTGCAGACGGGTGACTATACGTATGGCGGCGAAGATGGCAAGGATGAATTTGCCCTTGCTGCAACGGAACTTTTCCGCGCTACAAAGAAGAAGAATTACCTCAATGACTTGAGCGCTTACAAGCTCAGAAGCGATGGACCGTGGTGGGGTGATGTGAATATGCTCGCCGTTTACCATGTGGCTCTTGATTCGGCTGATTTTGGCGCAAAGCTCGGTGGTGCTGCACGCAAGGCTTTGCTTGCCGCTGCTAATGAACTCCGCGCGATTGGCGACACGAGTGCGTATAGACTCCCTGCAACTCCGTCGAGCTGGAACTGGGGCAGTAACAGCGCCATGGCAAACAACGGAATCGTGTTACTCCACGCTTATTACATCACGGGCGACAAGAGCTACTTGGATGGCGCCCAGCAGTGCCTCGATTATCTCTTGGGCAAGAACCCGATTGAAATGACGTATGTCACTGGCTTTGGTTACAGAAGCCCGCGCAACCCGCACCATCGCGTGAGCGAATCTGACTTTGTCGATGATCCGGTCCCGGGCATGCTTGTGGGCGGCCCGCACTTGGGCAAGCAGGATATCAACCTCGATGGCAAGGAACTCTGGAAGTGCCCGAACTACGCTGTTGCGGACAAGCCGGCACTTGCTTACATCGATAATCGTTGCAGCTACGCGACAAACGAAGTGGCCATCAACTGGAACGCTCCGCTCGCATACCTCGCTGGCGCTTTGCAGGCCATTTACTTGGGGCATGCCAACGCGGTTGTGAAGTAA
- a CDS encoding chorismate-binding protein, which translates to MQIYVNKIFKNPIEIIEIFNPNDVKFALDHIEKLQSQGYYLLGYIRYDLKNTAGDAPLIYFEAFDSFLPFEEKIPDYKIGTIVKPRITKEEYAQKIDYIKEQIKNGITYEVNYTYPSTLRTNAIGLDLYQFLLQNQKTPYNAFLQNKYETILSFSPELFFVKRGNKILTKPMKGTLKRGKTPEEDDALQELLHNDLKNRTENVMIVDLLRNDLGRISKPGTVRADKLFEVEKHKTVFQMTSEISSELKDGTTLYDIINAIYPCGSITGAPKISTMEVIAHAEPFPREVYCGAIGYIHGDEMIFSVPIRILQKKQGETEYRYDAGGAITWASTADDEWNETMTKASFLNTDFSLIETGITDFEMHLERLRNSANALGFTWNSDLEKIKFDSSVVNRIELFKDGHFELTTRPIPAPKQDPKIKIVHKVNSSNPFLYHKTSIRLPFPKDVFDEICVNEKGEITEGAFTNIGILKDGIIYTPPIECGLLNGITRQKLLNEGKAKEKILYPSDLKTAEKIYCFNSVRGIVEVTLDE; encoded by the coding sequence ATGCAAATATACGTAAACAAAATATTTAAAAATCCCATTGAAATCATCGAGATTTTTAACCCCAATGATGTAAAATTTGCATTAGACCATATCGAAAAATTGCAAAGCCAAGGCTATTACCTTCTCGGCTACATACGCTATGACCTCAAGAACACCGCGGGCGACGCACCCCTCATCTATTTCGAAGCGTTCGATTCGTTCTTACCGTTTGAAGAAAAAATTCCCGACTATAAAATCGGCACCATCGTAAAGCCGCGCATAACCAAAGAAGAATACGCACAAAAAATTGACTACATCAAAGAGCAAATCAAGAACGGAATTACATACGAAGTCAATTACACATATCCTTCAACGTTAAGAACAAACGCAATTGGATTAGACTTGTACCAGTTTCTATTGCAAAACCAGAAGACTCCTTACAACGCCTTTTTGCAAAACAAGTACGAGACAATCTTATCGTTCTCGCCAGAACTGTTTTTCGTGAAGCGCGGCAACAAGATTTTGACAAAGCCCATGAAAGGCACACTCAAGCGCGGCAAGACTCCCGAAGAAGATGACGCATTGCAAGAACTCTTGCACAACGACTTAAAGAACCGCACCGAAAACGTCATGATTGTAGACTTGCTGCGAAACGATCTCGGGAGAATTTCAAAGCCGGGAACAGTACGCGCAGACAAATTGTTTGAAGTCGAAAAGCACAAGACCGTTTTCCAGATGACCTCCGAGATTTCATCAGAACTGAAAGACGGCACAACGCTTTACGACATCATCAACGCGATTTATCCGTGCGGATCCATCACAGGCGCGCCGAAAATTTCTACAATGGAAGTCATCGCCCATGCAGAACCGTTCCCGCGAGAGGTCTACTGCGGCGCCATCGGCTACATCCACGGCGACGAAATGATTTTCTCCGTCCCTATCAGGATCTTGCAGAAAAAGCAAGGCGAAACGGAATACAGATACGATGCAGGCGGCGCCATTACATGGGCCTCCACCGCAGACGACGAATGGAACGAGACAATGACCAAGGCAAGTTTTTTGAATACCGATTTTTCGCTGATTGAAACCGGCATCACCGATTTCGAAATGCATCTTGAACGTTTGAGAAATTCTGCAAACGCACTCGGTTTCACCTGGAATAGCGACCTTGAAAAAATCAAGTTCGACAGTTCCGTCGTGAACAGGATTGAGCTTTTCAAGGACGGTCACTTCGAACTCACGACAAGACCGATTCCCGCGCCCAAGCAAGATCCAAAAATTAAAATCGTACACAAGGTAAATTCATCCAACCCGTTCCTGTATCACAAAACGAGCATCCGCCTGCCGTTCCCGAAAGACGTCTTTGACGAAATCTGCGTGAATGAGAAGGGCGAAATCACCGAAGGCGCGTTCACGAATATCGGCATTCTGAAAGACGGCATCATCTACACGCCGCCCATCGAATGCGGACTTTTAAATGGCATCACAAGGCAAAAGCTTTTGAACGAAGGCAAGGCCAAGGAAAAAATCCTGTACCCGAGCGACCTCAAAACCGCCGAGAAAATCTACTGCTTCAATTCCGTCCGCGGCATCGTAGAAGTGACGCTCGACGAATAA
- a CDS encoding esterase, with protein sequence MKRIFFSVFPIVLATAFSAASAYTLKGTVKDKDDSSPIAATVKLLQKGKEAKTDRSGNFVIKEEEVSLHGSRAAIGHFSLINGILNFTQGGSAPVQVKVFDMMGNQVLAKTLQGSGTVDLAASIQAQGTFVAKVQMGSAQETVRFSTYGYASGSFGSAEKKSLHKEGDAIDTLRVVAEDYDTLFVPLAKLDTTLNLKLSKAATKKTFAFGYAIGNDPTPSKGCGKDNTLKNYFKFTGGGIEHEVYLDLPDNYDKNKPYRLVFGMHCMGGSAQNVAKNEHYYGYRDQKGAKESTIFVAPHGYTDQMPWRCGDNKDHLFFDELLTHLNENLCVDTSRVFSSGFSFGAMYSNSLAQTFQHRLRGVVVFATADQVIYIPKNAGKPIAWMGTVGLSDGTCPPSMGRSARDRILKNNGPEGHTDCTSEKATEYTGGNHVCYDYKTVDPRFPVKWCTFNGGHQWDMRENGKLWASDIGWEFITQF encoded by the coding sequence ATGAAAAGAATTTTCTTTTCCGTTTTTCCCATTGTTTTGGCGACCGCTTTTTCTGCGGCATCTGCCTACACCCTAAAAGGAACTGTTAAAGATAAAGACGATTCTTCGCCAATCGCAGCGACTGTGAAATTGCTCCAAAAGGGCAAAGAAGCTAAAACGGACCGATCTGGAAATTTTGTCATTAAGGAAGAGGAAGTGTCCTTGCACGGTTCTCGTGCCGCTATTGGGCATTTCAGCTTGATTAATGGAATTTTGAATTTTACCCAGGGCGGTAGCGCTCCTGTGCAGGTCAAGGTTTTTGACATGATGGGTAACCAGGTGCTTGCGAAGACGTTGCAAGGTTCTGGGACGGTTGATCTTGCTGCTTCAATCCAGGCGCAGGGAACTTTCGTTGCAAAGGTGCAGATGGGATCTGCGCAGGAAACGGTTCGCTTTAGCACTTATGGCTATGCTTCTGGATCTTTCGGTTCTGCAGAAAAGAAGTCGCTTCATAAGGAAGGCGATGCAATTGATACGCTGCGTGTCGTTGCGGAAGATTATGATACGTTGTTTGTTCCCCTGGCGAAGCTCGATACGACTCTCAATCTGAAACTCAGCAAGGCAGCCACGAAGAAGACGTTTGCGTTTGGCTATGCCATTGGTAACGATCCTACGCCGAGTAAGGGCTGCGGCAAGGACAATACGCTCAAGAACTACTTCAAGTTCACGGGTGGCGGTATCGAGCACGAAGTCTATCTCGACTTGCCTGACAACTACGACAAGAACAAGCCGTACCGTTTGGTGTTCGGCATGCACTGCATGGGCGGTTCCGCACAGAATGTGGCGAAGAACGAACACTATTATGGTTACCGCGACCAGAAGGGCGCCAAGGAGAGCACCATCTTTGTGGCTCCGCACGGTTACACCGACCAAATGCCATGGCGCTGTGGCGATAACAAAGACCACCTGTTCTTTGATGAACTTCTTACGCATTTGAACGAGAACTTGTGCGTGGATACGTCTCGCGTGTTCTCTTCGGGCTTTAGTTTCGGTGCCATGTACTCGAACTCGCTTGCTCAGACGTTCCAGCATCGCTTACGTGGCGTAGTTGTATTTGCGACTGCCGACCAGGTGATTTACATTCCAAAAAATGCAGGCAAGCCTATTGCCTGGATGGGAACCGTGGGTTTAAGCGATGGAACGTGCCCGCCGAGCATGGGACGCAGTGCCCGTGACAGGATCTTGAAGAACAATGGCCCCGAAGGCCATACCGACTGCACCAGCGAGAAGGCAACCGAATATACCGGCGGCAACCACGTCTGCTATGACTACAAGACTGTAGATCCGCGTTTCCCTGTGAAGTGGTGCACGTTCAATGGCGGCCACCAGTGGGATATGCGTGAAAACGGCAAGCTCTGGGCCTCTGATATCGGCTGGGAATTTATTACGCAGTTCTAG
- the rpe gene encoding ribulose-phosphate 3-epimerase, with the protein MLKQIIAPSVLNANFLSLGDGLKAIENGGAGLVHLDIMDGHFVPNISFGPGISACVKKGTKLPLDCHLMIENPENYVGEFAKAGASIISVHAETTNHLDRLLHQIAELGVKPAVAINPATPLETIKYVLDIVDMVLIMSVNPGFGGQSLIPYCLDKIRELRALKPELNIQIDGGVKLDNILACKEAGANIFVVGSAIFGKPDPEAVCREFVNLVK; encoded by the coding sequence ATGCTTAAACAAATCATCGCTCCCAGCGTCTTGAACGCAAACTTTCTCTCTCTCGGCGATGGTCTCAAGGCCATCGAAAACGGAGGCGCAGGCCTCGTTCACCTGGACATCATGGATGGGCACTTTGTTCCAAACATCAGCTTTGGACCGGGCATCTCTGCCTGCGTCAAGAAAGGCACCAAGCTCCCGCTCGATTGCCATTTGATGATCGAGAATCCAGAGAACTATGTGGGTGAATTTGCTAAAGCAGGCGCAAGCATCATCAGCGTACACGCCGAAACCACGAACCACCTCGACCGCCTGCTGCACCAGATTGCAGAACTCGGCGTCAAGCCCGCAGTCGCCATCAACCCGGCCACCCCGCTCGAAACCATCAAGTACGTGCTCGACATTGTGGACATGGTACTCATCATGTCCGTGAACCCAGGTTTCGGCGGCCAGAGCCTCATTCCCTACTGCCTCGACAAAATTCGTGAACTCCGTGCACTCAAGCCGGAACTCAACATCCAGATTGACGGCGGCGTAAAGCTCGACAACATCCTCGCCTGCAAGGAAGCCGGCGCAAACATCTTCGTCGTCGGGAGCGCCATCTTTGGCAAGCCCGATCCAGAAGCCGTCTGCCGCGAATTCGTGAATTTGGTCAAGTAG
- a CDS encoding glycogen-binding domain-containing protein: MSKNSKTVVEKPAKKVAAKKTETKVAAKAAAKTVKAPAKKALPKAEKPAKAPAKVARAAKVEAPKAEVKAVKAPAKKAAAKAPKAAAPKKVAVEFVADCPLATTVSVAGTFNNWTVDADMLKKDKKTGLWVAKISLVPGDYEYKFVCDGKNWDAGDNKIKHV, translated from the coding sequence ATGTCTAAGAATTCTAAAACTGTGGTCGAAAAGCCTGCAAAGAAGGTTGCTGCTAAGAAGACCGAGACGAAGGTTGCCGCAAAAGCTGCTGCAAAAACCGTGAAGGCCCCTGCGAAGAAGGCTCTCCCGAAAGCTGAAAAACCGGCTAAGGCTCCTGCCAAGGTCGCGAGGGCTGCCAAAGTTGAAGCCCCGAAAGCCGAAGTGAAGGCTGTCAAGGCACCGGCAAAGAAAGCTGCTGCAAAGGCCCCGAAGGCCGCTGCCCCGAAAAAGGTTGCTGTCGAGTTCGTCGCCGATTGCCCGCTTGCAACAACAGTCTCTGTTGCTGGAACGTTCAACAACTGGACTGTCGATGCCGACATGCTCAAGAAGGACAAGAAGACCGGTCTTTGGGTTGCAAAGATTTCCCTTGTTCCGGGTGACTATGAGTACAAGTTTGTCTGTGACGGCAAGAACTGGGACGCGGGCGACAATAAGATCAAGCACGTGTAA
- a CDS encoding T9SS type A sorting domain-containing protein, with the protein MTMALTTFDPVKVSSPAEVDGYEYGAATVYYNGVFYRFYCSLGRGIDTYHVISHPDRESLDESHDYIRMRTSRNGSVWSASRIVLTPTVGNKEECACDPAIIQGYDGYWYLYYTGHNSDQHTVTYVARSENIEGPYKRYYREYGYKQWFDGWEEYPEFPEYPYNLNYYVPERNPEPILTPELPFVTGDAYGAGQLSVVKKDGKYHFWFTDVSEASAFPKRGETDWKFVHIVSDSPYEDLDGENRDVISLGERNKWGKYEYKNKFERNDFGDVKWDPVNNQFEMWITSGHFDLYDEVVIRRYVSKDGIRWDRQEKDDKGPYPFANNVGMSGDENGWIVGGRTLVTFGAPDESLSLSSGDIERWKTEGSAKKQQPGRPWATYQFMVGGREYLGTYGIRGDGTGSTPANFQFPVTSSDLEFIAGDFDGDGITDIGAVDRTTSKWYVIFSMYGIKNDVIPGLFEWGWRWPGLASLDENYAIALGDYDGDGKTDRAIVHKPSKTWYIYSSARGSYEALVTANGETVWGWPQDQERRNKIGEITHVLTGDYDGDGKSDIGAVDCSMSREKGYCEWYVLSSKTGKRDNPLVPDYWVWSGMQNPPIHVVQEGDFDGDGKTDRAIVDNTMGLWYSYTSRAAGPYSALEEAYVLTDANGNAKRDSKGKVLYQWRVVWPYAFGGMDYAHKPIVGDFNGDGISDRTIFCIDDFTLRSAKIANKDNYFEGGFVLNYFSANGLRNIIGGSSEPIMSRYNGKTIVGENYQLLVGNYDGDAASDVILADRKTSKLYFYTSKYKGDYYLVPNYSLYPVKSAYGAVHKSHPSLSEPSVDEGKPQVTSPKSPKFDVQGLDLVISDMELGSDVRVFNMIGQNIVKGKADFAEKKIQLPSKGMYIVRVGSKSSVINVK; encoded by the coding sequence ATGACAATGGCTTTGACGACGTTTGATCCGGTAAAAGTTAGTAGTCCGGCAGAAGTTGACGGCTATGAATATGGAGCTGCAACGGTTTATTACAACGGTGTTTTTTATCGCTTTTATTGCTCTCTTGGAAGGGGAATAGATACGTATCACGTTATTTCTCATCCAGATAGAGAATCTTTGGATGAATCACATGATTACATTCGAATGAGAACGTCAAGAAATGGTTCTGTATGGTCTGCCTCTCGTATTGTGCTTACTCCAACTGTTGGTAATAAAGAGGAATGTGCTTGTGACCCGGCTATCATTCAAGGCTATGATGGCTATTGGTATTTGTATTATACAGGCCATAATAGCGACCAACATACTGTTACTTATGTTGCGAGATCGGAAAATATTGAAGGTCCGTATAAGCGCTATTATAGGGAATATGGTTATAAACAATGGTTTGATGGATGGGAAGAGTATCCTGAATTTCCAGAATATCCGTATAACCTTAATTATTATGTACCTGAGCGTAATCCAGAACCGATTTTAACTCCAGAGCTACCTTTTGTTACTGGAGATGCGTACGGAGCTGGGCAACTTTCTGTAGTGAAGAAGGATGGAAAATATCATTTTTGGTTTACGGATGTGTCGGAAGCATCAGCATTCCCCAAAAGAGGAGAAACAGATTGGAAGTTTGTCCATATTGTATCAGATAGTCCTTATGAAGATTTAGATGGTGAAAACAGAGATGTTATATCTCTTGGTGAACGGAATAAATGGGGAAAATACGAATATAAAAATAAATTTGAGCGAAATGATTTTGGCGATGTCAAATGGGATCCAGTTAATAATCAATTTGAAATGTGGATAACTTCGGGACATTTTGATTTGTATGATGAAGTTGTGATAAGAAGGTATGTTTCTAAAGATGGTATTCGTTGGGATCGCCAAGAAAAAGACGATAAAGGACCGTACCCATTTGCAAATAATGTGGGTATGTCTGGTGATGAAAATGGATGGATTGTTGGTGGCAGGACTTTGGTTACGTTTGGAGCCCCTGATGAAAGTTTAAGTCTGTCGAGTGGAGATATAGAACGCTGGAAAACGGAGGGATCTGCCAAAAAACAACAGCCTGGCAGGCCTTGGGCGACGTATCAATTTATGGTTGGTGGACGAGAATATCTGGGAACTTATGGTATAAGAGGTGACGGTACTGGGAGTACTCCTGCGAATTTCCAGTTTCCTGTAACATCAAGTGACTTGGAATTCATTGCTGGTGATTTCGATGGTGACGGCATAACTGATATTGGGGCTGTAGATAGGACGACTAGTAAATGGTATGTTATCTTTAGCATGTACGGGATAAAAAATGATGTTATTCCGGGACTGTTTGAGTGGGGATGGCGTTGGCCTGGATTGGCTTCTTTGGATGAAAATTATGCCATTGCTTTAGGAGATTATGATGGTGATGGTAAGACTGATCGAGCCATTGTTCATAAACCTAGTAAAACGTGGTATATTTACTCTAGTGCAAGAGGTTCTTACGAAGCTCTTGTTACTGCTAACGGAGAAACTGTTTGGGGATGGCCTCAGGATCAGGAAAGAAGAAATAAAATTGGGGAAATTACCCATGTTCTTACAGGAGACTATGATGGCGATGGCAAGAGTGATATTGGTGCTGTTGATTGTTCCATGTCTCGTGAAAAGGGTTATTGTGAGTGGTATGTTCTTTCTAGCAAAACGGGTAAAAGAGACAATCCTTTAGTTCCAGATTATTGGGTATGGAGTGGAATGCAGAATCCTCCAATTCATGTTGTGCAAGAAGGCGATTTTGATGGTGATGGAAAAACAGATCGTGCTATTGTGGATAACACGATGGGTTTGTGGTATTCGTATACAAGCCGTGCTGCGGGACCGTATTCCGCATTGGAAGAAGCTTATGTGTTGACAGATGCTAATGGTAATGCGAAAAGGGACTCTAAGGGTAAGGTCCTGTATCAATGGCGTGTTGTATGGCCTTATGCCTTTGGTGGTATGGATTATGCTCATAAACCGATTGTCGGTGATTTTAATGGTGATGGAATAAGTGATAGAACTATTTTTTGTATAGATGATTTTACGCTTCGTTCGGCCAAGATTGCTAATAAGGATAATTATTTTGAAGGCGGGTTTGTGCTTAATTATTTTTCTGCGAATGGACTCAGGAATATAATAGGTGGAAGCTCGGAACCTATAATGAGCCGGTATAATGGTAAGACGATTGTTGGTGAAAACTATCAGTTGCTTGTTGGCAATTATGATGGTGATGCTGCTTCAGATGTTATTCTTGCTGATAGAAAGACTTCAAAACTTTATTTCTATACATCGAAATATAAGGGAGATTATTATTTAGTGCCTAACTATAGTTTGTATCCGGTAAAGAGCGCTTATGGAGCTGTCCATAAATCGCATCCTTCTCTCTCTGAGCCATCTGTTGATGAAGGAAAACCTCAGGTTACTTCACCGAAGTCTCCTAAGTTCGATGTGCAGGGCTTGGATTTGGTGATTTCTGATATGGAATTAGGCTCTGATGTTAGAGTTTTCAATATGATTGGTCAGAATATTGTTAAGGGCAAGGCTGATTTTGCTGAAAAGAAAATTCAACTTCCGTCCAAAGGAATGTACATAGTCCGTGTAGGAAGCAAATCTTCTGTAATTAACGTAAAGTAA
- the lysA gene encoding diaminopimelate decarboxylase: MKYSIPDSVLLKAASEYGTPLWIYDRATIERAVKDVQVFDTVRFAQKACPNLSVVSLIRKLGCVVDAVSAGEIVRALKAGFKGGQQKGKVPEIVYTADIFDRDALELVKKYDIAVNVGSPDMIQQLADFGVKSELTIRVNPGFGHGHSRKTNTGGDLSKHGIWHEQIKDCIKLAQSNGMWITGLHMHIGSGTDFEHLAQVCDAMVDASRHLGSHLRTISAGGGLPIPYHEEEKGNRIDVKAYYDLWDNARKRIQQSIGHDVHLEVEPGRYLVAESGYLVAEIRAVKKQGNNLFYLLDAGFTDLVRPSFYGSYHAISVVARDGRELNETVDAVVAGPLCESGDVFTQEEGGFVVTRKLPKAQVGDLLILHDAGAYGAAMSSNYNSRRYAAETMYTKGEIKLIRERQTFEQLLQNDRIIEL, translated from the coding sequence ATGAAATATTCCATCCCTGATTCAGTGCTTTTGAAAGCGGCCAGTGAATACGGCACCCCGCTTTGGATTTATGACCGTGCGACGATTGAACGTGCTGTAAAGGACGTGCAGGTTTTTGACACTGTGCGCTTTGCTCAGAAGGCATGCCCGAACCTTTCTGTGGTTTCGCTCATCCGCAAGCTTGGCTGCGTTGTTGACGCTGTCTCTGCTGGCGAAATCGTGCGCGCCCTCAAGGCTGGCTTCAAGGGTGGACAGCAGAAGGGCAAGGTCCCTGAAATTGTTTACACTGCCGATATCTTTGACCGCGATGCACTTGAACTCGTGAAGAAGTACGACATCGCCGTGAACGTGGGCTCTCCGGATATGATTCAGCAGCTCGCTGATTTCGGCGTGAAGTCTGAACTTACGATCCGCGTGAATCCGGGCTTTGGCCATGGCCACTCCCGCAAGACGAACACTGGTGGCGACCTTTCCAAGCACGGCATTTGGCACGAACAGATCAAGGACTGCATCAAGCTCGCCCAGAGCAACGGCATGTGGATTACCGGTTTGCATATGCACATCGGTTCCGGCACGGATTTTGAACACTTGGCCCAGGTTTGCGATGCCATGGTTGATGCCAGCCGTCATCTCGGTTCTCACCTCCGCACGATCAGCGCTGGTGGTGGCCTCCCGATTCCGTATCACGAAGAAGAAAAGGGCAACCGCATTGACGTGAAGGCTTACTACGACTTGTGGGACAACGCTCGCAAGCGCATTCAGCAGAGCATTGGTCACGATGTCCATCTCGAAGTGGAACCGGGCCGTTACCTTGTTGCAGAAAGTGGCTACCTCGTTGCTGAAATCCGCGCTGTCAAGAAGCAGGGAAATAATTTGTTCTACTTGCTCGACGCTGGTTTCACCGATCTCGTTCGCCCGAGCTTCTACGGTAGCTACCACGCTATTTCTGTGGTTGCCCGTGACGGTCGTGAACTCAACGAAACGGTTGACGCCGTTGTGGCTGGCCCGCTTTGCGAATCCGGTGACGTGTTTACGCAGGAAGAAGGCGGCTTTGTCGTAACGCGCAAGCTCCCGAAGGCTCAGGTGGGTGACCTCTTGATTCTCCATGATGCCGGTGCTTACGGTGCCGCCATGAGCAGCAACTACAACAGCCGTCGCTACGCTGCCGAAACGATGTACACGAAGGGCGAAATCAAGCTTATTCGTGAACGCCAGACTTTCGAACAATTGCTGCAAAACGATCGCATTATCGAATTATAA
- a CDS encoding bile acid:sodium symporter, with the protein MGNLRAILMPIAILAGILIPQAHFLSPLLPFTIGIMMFLTFVTKIPPQTHGYTFKIEARAFIASLVMIAALWGVVELFHLPREVLLGGAIIALCPPANAAPAMAKMLGGSASLALKIFLSGNLIACFSIPVIFGYLTGAEADLSEIAMKIFNTIQPIISIPLAFAFGLRNFYPELADRAAKYQKYTMFVWTFSVFIILSKASFDIREMGFADLWNSGKLPLMAAVSLVLCLLQFWLGWVCERGRRPIEGSQSMGQKNTTLVIWVSSLYAGPVVALAPTCYVVWQNLVLSYMTAKIKPKKDN; encoded by the coding sequence ATGGGTAACTTACGCGCTATTCTCATGCCGATCGCCATTCTTGCTGGCATCCTCATTCCTCAGGCGCACTTTCTGTCGCCGCTCTTGCCGTTCACTATTGGCATCATGATGTTCCTTACGTTCGTGACGAAAATTCCGCCGCAGACGCATGGTTACACGTTCAAGATTGAAGCCCGCGCGTTTATTGCAAGCCTCGTGATGATTGCTGCCCTCTGGGGCGTTGTGGAGCTTTTTCACTTGCCGCGTGAAGTGCTTTTGGGCGGTGCGATTATTGCGCTTTGCCCGCCTGCGAATGCGGCGCCTGCGATGGCGAAAATGCTTGGCGGCAGTGCGTCCCTTGCGCTGAAGATTTTCCTCAGCGGTAACCTGATTGCATGCTTTAGCATCCCAGTGATTTTTGGCTATTTGACGGGTGCCGAAGCGGACCTTTCTGAAATCGCGATGAAGATTTTCAACACGATCCAGCCGATTATCAGCATCCCGCTCGCGTTTGCGTTTGGACTTCGCAACTTTTACCCGGAACTTGCTGACCGTGCCGCAAAATACCAGAAGTACACAATGTTTGTGTGGACGTTCTCGGTGTTCATTATTTTGTCCAAGGCTAGCTTCGATATTCGCGAGATGGGCTTTGCTGATTTGTGGAATAGCGGAAAGCTCCCGCTTATGGCTGCGGTTTCGCTCGTGCTTTGCCTTTTGCAGTTCTGGCTTGGCTGGGTTTGCGAACGCGGTCGCCGTCCGATTGAAGGTTCGCAGAGCATGGGACAAAAGAACACGACGCTTGTTATCTGGGTTTCTAGCCTTTATGCAGGCCCGGTGGTGGCGCTCGCCCCGACATGCTACGTTGTATGGCAAAACCTCGTGCTCAGCTACATGACTGCAAAAATCAAGCCGAAGAAAGACAATTAG